The region AAAAATGCTCTTTTGGGTTTAATCGAAAATTTAGTAATGTTTAAAAAGCGCCGTTTGTTTTGGTTTCTTCTTTAATGATGCTGTACATTTCTTTGGTTTCTTCTTTTTTCGTTGATTCAACAATTTTTTCAATTTTTACGATTAAAGTTTTATTGCCAAAATTGATGGTCAATTCATCGCCGACTTTTACATCGGAAGAAGATTTAGCCGTGATGCCGTTGATTTGGATCCGGCCTTTATCTGCTACTTCTTTAGCGATCGTTCTCCGTTTGATAATTCTGGATATCTTCAAAAATTTATCTAATCTCATTCCAATTCCCTCTTTTCTTCTAATTTGATTTTTTGCCATAAAGCATCGACTTCTTCAGCTGTTGTGGCTTCAATACCGTCAAATACATGCGGGTGACGTCTCCGTAATTTTTTGTTGAGCGTTTCGACGACTTCTTCTAAAGAAAAATAACCGGAACGTTCTCCCAGATTCGTATGGTAAAGGACTTGCATCAAAATATCGCCTAACTCCTCTACCATATTTTCGCTATCTTCTTTTTCTACCGCTTCGATAAATTCATCCGTTTCTTCTTTTAGATACGGCAGCAAACTTTCATGTGTTTGTGCTTTGATCCAAACATCACCATCTTCGCCCGTAATCGTATCGATATAGTATTGAAGCGTTTGGAATGATTTTGTCCGGTCATCCTGTGCTAAAGGCGGTACATATAAAGAAGTCAAATTGTGAACGCCTTGCATCCGATCTATTTCGAACAGTGGTAGCCATTCGACTTTTTCGGCTTGGCTTCCGGCTGCATGAACGAGTGCAACCAAGTGTTCATCAGGGTACTTTTCCATTAATGTCAATTTCACTTCGCTGGCAATGTATTCATTAAAGACTTGCATGATAATCACGTGCTGACCTAATTCTATTTCATCTTGTTTCAAGTCTAGGGCATCTAATAATTGAAACCCTTCTACCGGATCGATTCGGACAGCTTGGAACAAATCATCTAAAAAGCTTTTTCCGCCTTTGATCTCCACTTCGATTCCCTGCTTGTCTTCCAACAATAGCTGAACCGTTTTTTCAGCTACCATGGGATGCCCAGGAACGGCATAAATGATGTCTTGCTTTTCAGCAGCAGCGATTAGTTGTGCTACAATTTTATCATAAACTCCTTCAAACTGCTCATTTGCTTCATACACCGCATCAAAAGAATCGAATTCAAGACCTTCTTTTTCTAAAGTTTCCACTACTGGATGCAATTTGGTTCGC is a window of Carnobacterium mobile DSM 4848 DNA encoding:
- a CDS encoding MazG nucleotide pyrophosphohydrolase domain-containing protein — encoded protein: MGKISVVGLGPGDMAQLPMGVYHLLKDGQPIFLRTKLHPVVETLEKEGLEFDSFDAVYEANEQFEGVYDKIVAQLIAAAEKQDIIYAVPGHPMVAEKTVQLLLEDKQGIEVEIKGGKSFLDDLFQAVRIDPVEGFQLLDALDLKQDEIELGQHVIIMQVFNEYIASEVKLTLMEKYPDEHLVALVHAAGSQAEKVEWLPLFEIDRMQGVHNLTSLYVPPLAQDDRTKSFQTLQYYIDTITGEDGDVWIKAQTHESLLPYLKEETDEFIEAVEKEDSENMVEELGDILMQVLYHTNLGERSGYFSLEEVVETLNKKLRRRHPHVFDGIEATTAEEVDALWQKIKLEEKRELE
- a CDS encoding RNA-binding S4 domain-containing protein; amino-acid sequence: MRLDKFLKISRIIKRRTIAKEVADKGRIQINGITAKSSSDVKVGDELTINFGNKTLIVKIEKIVESTKKEETKEMYSIIKEETKTNGAF